One region of Sulfurisphaera ohwakuensis genomic DNA includes:
- a CDS encoding SDR family oxidoreductase, with protein MNVDINGKRVLITASTEGIGKGLARTLSREGCKVIITSRNEHKVKSTVEELKKYNPEVYGYVSDLTDYSNLEALVKFMLEKIGGIDVLIFNSGNPPSEPSYFDETSIEDWEYSVKLYLLSAIKLTKLVLPYMKSQRWGRILYLSSWTIKQPQRIFVLADVSRSSIVQLTKILSKELGSYNITVNTILMGSFETEGAKRSLKKLAEKQKIDFEELWKKEVIERSPLKRTGDIEKELGSLIAYLISDYASYITGSVIQIDGGTSDAI; from the coding sequence ATGAATGTCGATATAAACGGTAAAAGAGTCTTAATAACTGCATCCACTGAAGGAATAGGTAAAGGTCTAGCAAGAACCCTATCACGAGAAGGATGTAAAGTTATTATTACTTCTAGGAATGAACATAAGGTTAAATCTACTGTTGAAGAGTTGAAAAAATACAACCCTGAAGTTTACGGTTACGTATCAGATTTAACCGATTATTCAAACTTAGAAGCCTTAGTTAAATTTATGTTAGAAAAAATCGGAGGCATTGATGTTCTCATTTTTAATTCTGGAAATCCTCCTTCTGAACCTTCTTATTTTGATGAAACTTCAATAGAGGACTGGGAGTATTCTGTTAAACTCTATTTACTAAGTGCAATAAAACTTACTAAACTGGTTTTGCCCTATATGAAGTCGCAAAGATGGGGCAGGATTTTATATTTATCTTCATGGACAATTAAACAACCTCAAAGAATTTTTGTCTTAGCAGATGTGTCCAGATCTTCAATTGTTCAATTAACTAAGATTCTCTCTAAAGAACTAGGAAGCTATAACATTACTGTTAATACAATACTAATGGGAAGTTTTGAGACAGAAGGGGCAAAAAGAAGTCTTAAAAAATTAGCAGAGAAACAAAAGATAGATTTCGAAGAGTTATGGAAAAAGGAAGTAATAGAAAGATCTCCGTTAAAAAGAACTGGTGATATTGAAAAAGAATTAGGTTCGCTTATTGCATATCTAATTTCTGATTATGCTTCATATATAACAGGTTCCGTAATACAAATAGATGGAGGTACTAGTGATGCAATATAA
- the pyrH gene encoding UMP kinase — MKLVLKISGKFFDEENIENFISLRNTIKNIVNEGHRLAIVSGGGSTARKYIKIGRELGVNEAHLDLLGIWASRLNAYLLTFILSDLSYMKVPENLEEFIEKWESEKVVITGGFQPGQSTATVAALVSEAIAADYLILATNVDGVYDKDPRYNKDAKLLSKLNTETLKKILETSQSVKAGTYELLDPLAIKIIERSKIKVIVMNYKRLNKILDIIHGKDIGSIIEPM, encoded by the coding sequence ATGAAGTTAGTTCTTAAGATAAGTGGTAAATTTTTTGATGAGGAGAATATTGAAAATTTTATTTCATTAAGAAATACTATAAAAAATATTGTTAATGAGGGTCATAGACTAGCAATAGTAAGTGGTGGAGGTTCTACAGCTAGAAAATATATCAAAATAGGAAGAGAGTTAGGGGTAAATGAAGCCCACTTAGACTTATTAGGAATATGGGCCTCAAGGTTAAATGCTTATTTGCTAACCTTTATACTCTCTGATTTAAGTTACATGAAAGTACCAGAAAATTTAGAGGAATTTATTGAAAAATGGGAAAGTGAGAAAGTAGTTATTACAGGTGGTTTTCAACCTGGGCAATCCACAGCTACAGTAGCTGCTCTAGTTAGTGAAGCCATAGCTGCTGATTATCTTATCTTAGCTACAAACGTAGATGGTGTATACGATAAAGATCCTAGGTATAATAAAGATGCAAAATTACTTTCTAAATTAAATACAGAAACATTAAAGAAAATTTTAGAAACATCACAATCAGTCAAAGCAGGAACTTACGAGTTGCTTGATCCATTAGCAATAAAAATTATAGAAAGATCAAAAATAAAAGTAATTGTGATGAATTATAAAAGGCTTAATAAAATTTTAGATATTATTCATGGTAAAGATATTGGTAGTATAATTGAACCGATGTGA
- the lysS gene encoding homocitrate synthase: MKVGILDSTLREGEQTPGVVFTIDQRVEIAKALSDVGVQMIEAGHPAVSSDIYEGIKRIMKLKREGLITSEIVGHSRAVKKDIEVAAELEVDRIAIFYGVSDIHLKAKHHVTREEALNIIAETISYAKSHGVKVRFTAEDGSRTDLDYLIKVCKTARDAGADRVSIADTVGILYPTKTRELFSTLVREVPGLEFDIHAHNDLGLAVANALAAIEGGATIIHTTVNGLGERVGIVPLQVIAAAIKYHFGIEVVKLNKLQQLASLVEKYSGIPMPPNYPITGDYAFIHKAGIHVAGVLNDPSTYEFMPPETFGRSRDYVIDKYTGKHALKDRFEKLGVKLSDVELDQVLAKIKSNPNVRFYRDVDLLEIAESVTGRVLKPKPPENIEALISVKCESNVYTTAVTRRLSVIPGVKEVMEISGDYDILVKVEAKDPNELNQIIENIRAVKGVSSTLTSLVLKKM, translated from the coding sequence ATGAAAGTAGGAATCCTTGACTCAACCCTAAGAGAAGGAGAACAAACACCCGGAGTTGTATTCACAATAGATCAAAGAGTCGAAATAGCAAAAGCATTATCAGATGTTGGTGTTCAGATGATAGAAGCAGGACATCCTGCAGTATCCTCGGATATTTATGAGGGAATAAAAAGGATTATGAAACTTAAAAGAGAAGGACTTATTACATCAGAAATAGTAGGGCATAGTAGAGCTGTAAAAAAAGATATCGAAGTAGCAGCAGAATTAGAAGTAGATAGAATAGCAATATTTTATGGTGTAAGTGATATTCACCTTAAAGCAAAACATCATGTTACAAGAGAGGAGGCACTTAATATAATAGCAGAAACAATAAGTTATGCAAAAAGCCATGGTGTTAAAGTAAGATTTACAGCAGAAGATGGTAGTAGAACTGATTTAGATTATTTAATAAAAGTGTGTAAAACAGCAAGAGATGCAGGTGCTGACAGAGTAAGTATAGCTGATACTGTGGGTATTCTTTATCCCACAAAAACAAGAGAATTATTTAGTACCTTAGTAAGGGAAGTACCAGGTTTAGAATTTGATATTCATGCTCATAATGATTTAGGTTTAGCCGTTGCTAATGCGTTAGCTGCAATAGAAGGCGGAGCTACTATAATTCATACTACAGTAAATGGATTAGGAGAAAGAGTAGGAATTGTTCCTCTCCAAGTAATTGCTGCAGCAATAAAATATCATTTTGGAATTGAAGTTGTAAAGTTAAATAAATTACAACAATTAGCCAGTCTAGTCGAAAAATATAGTGGTATACCGATGCCTCCAAACTACCCAATAACCGGAGATTATGCATTTATTCATAAAGCTGGTATCCATGTGGCTGGAGTTCTTAATGATCCATCAACTTACGAGTTTATGCCACCAGAGACTTTTGGAAGAAGTAGAGACTACGTTATTGATAAATATACTGGTAAGCACGCACTAAAAGATAGGTTTGAAAAATTGGGCGTTAAATTAAGTGATGTAGAACTAGATCAAGTACTAGCTAAAATAAAATCCAATCCAAATGTTAGATTCTATAGAGATGTAGACTTATTAGAAATAGCTGAGTCAGTTACTGGCAGAGTATTAAAACCTAAACCGCCAGAAAATATTGAAGCTTTAATTTCAGTTAAATGTGAGTCAAATGTTTATACTACAGCAGTAACTAGAAGATTATCTGTTATTCCAGGAGTAAAAGAAGTCATGGAAATCTCTGGAGATTATGATA
- a CDS encoding chromatin protein Cren7, with translation MAEKKVKVKTPSGKEAELAPEKVWVLAPKGRKGVKIGLFKDPETGKYFRHKLPDDYPV, from the coding sequence ATGGCTGAGAAAAAGGTAAAAGTAAAGACTCCTAGTGGGAAAGAAGCGGAATTGGCACCAGAAAAAGTCTGGGTATTAGCACCTAAAGGGAGAAAAGGTGTAAAGATAGGATTATTCAAAGACCCAGAAACTGGGAAATATTTTAGGCATAAGTTGCCAGATGATTATCCAGTCTAA